Proteins encoded together in one Lathyrus oleraceus cultivar Zhongwan6 chromosome 5, CAAS_Psat_ZW6_1.0, whole genome shotgun sequence window:
- the LOC127084057 gene encoding amino acid transporter AVT6C, with the protein MSPPSNGVHAPLLTGCNSAAGSGSIPGAVLNVASSIIGSGIMSIPAVLNVLGVFPSFTLFLIVAVLAEVSVEFLMRFTHAGETTTYSGVMKEAFGSAGALTAKVCIIINNFGALILFLIIIGDVLSGKKSGDEVHLGILQQWFGIQWWNSREVALLVTLVLVMFPLVLYRSVESLKYSSAVSTLLAVAFVVICSGLAIVALVQGKTQTPKLVPRLDYRTSFFDLFTAVPVIVIAFAFHFNVHPIGFELANPSDMKTAVRLAILFCVVIYFIIGLFGYLLFGDSIQSDILVNFDQSADSAVGSFLNTLIRVSYALHIMLVFPVVNFSLRTNIYELFFPKKPLLATDTDNKRFVILTLVILILSYLAAIAIPDIWYFFQFLGSTTALCLSFIFPGTIVLRDALRISTRKDKIIALVMIILAVVTSAIAISTNIYNALGSKS; encoded by the exons ATGTCACCACCATCAAACGGAGTCCATGCTCCCCTCTTGACTGGCTGTAACTCAGCGGCTGGGTCTGGTTCGATTCCTGGTGCCGTACTCAATGTCGCTTCCAGCATAATTGGCTCTGGAATCATGTCAATCCCGGCGGTTCTTAATGTTCTCGGCGTGTTTCCCTCTTTCACCTTATTTCTAATCGTCGCCGTGCTTGCCGAAGTCTCCGTCGAGTTTCTCATGCGTTTTACACATGCCGGTGAAACGACGACGTACTCCGGCGTCATGAAGGAAGCTTTCGGTTCCGCTGGAGCTTTAACCGCTAAAGTTTGTATCATAATCAATAACTTTGGGGCCTTAATTCTCTTCCTCATTATTATTG GGGATGTTTTATCTGGAAAGAAAAGTGGAGATGAAGTGCACTTGGGAATTTTGCAACAGTGGTTTGGGATTCAATGGTGGAATTCCAGGGAAGTTGCTCTTCTCGTCACATTGGTTCTTGTTATGTTTCCATTGGTCTTGTACAGAAGTGTAG AATCCTTGAAGTACAGTTCTGCAGTATCAACTCTTCTTGCTGTGGCATTTGTTGTCATTTGTTCTGGACTGGCTATTGTTGCTTTGGTGCAAGGAAAAACACAAACTCCTAAACTGGTTCCTCGATTAGACTACCGGACATCTTTCTTTGATTTGTTCACTGCAGTTCCTGTTATAGTCATAGCATTCGCATTTCATTTCAATG TACATCCTATTGGATTTGAGCTCGCAAATCCATCTGATATGAAAACAGCAGTTCGATTAGCAATATTGTTTTGTGTTGTTATCTACTTTATAATTGGTTTATTTGGCTACCTCTTATTTGGAGATTCAATACAATCAGACATTCTAGTCAATTTTGATCAGAGTGCTGATTCTGCTGTTGGTTCATTCTTGAATACTTTAATTCGTGTAAGCTATGCACTCCACATTATGCTAGTATTCCCTGTAGTGAATTTCTCTTTAAGAACCAACATTTATGAGCTCTTCTTCCCCAAGAAGCCTTTACTAGCCACAGACACAGACAACAAGAGATTTGTGATTCTCACTCTTGTAATCTTAATACTCTCCTATCTTGCTGCTATAGCAATACCAGATATTTGGTATTTCTTTCAGTTTCTAGGATCAACAACTGCACTGTGCCTTAGCTTTATTTTCCCTGGCACTATAGTTTTAAG GGATGCTCTTAGAATATCAACAAGAAAGGACAAAATAATAGCACTTGTTATGATTATACTTGCTGTAGTGACAAGTGCAATTGCAATTTCCACCAACATATACAATGCTTTAGGTAGCAAGTCATAG